One genomic segment of Virgibacillus doumboii includes these proteins:
- a CDS encoding DUF5643 domain-containing protein → MKWIRRLIIAAALILLIPNIFQFIVGIFERDIPKEITEQVEAANAKMVELNKEVSIDNDKIKFKNLVLSDEETLLIYEVHTDEPGWSFPSTALKLKDGKGNNYQTDGGSSSGHTWGEFIIYHYEPLPEDADKVVVDFEWYDRSFQAEFSLSQGEL, encoded by the coding sequence GTGAAATGGATACGACGCCTGATTATTGCAGCTGCTCTCATTCTGCTCATACCAAACATTTTCCAATTTATTGTGGGAATATTTGAACGCGACATACCAAAAGAAATTACGGAGCAGGTGGAAGCGGCAAATGCAAAAATGGTTGAGTTAAATAAAGAAGTATCAATAGACAATGATAAAATTAAATTTAAAAATCTAGTGCTGTCAGATGAGGAAACACTATTAATTTACGAAGTACATACAGATGAGCCGGGGTGGTCATTTCCCAGTACTGCTTTAAAGCTGAAAGATGGTAAAGGTAACAATTATCAAACGGATGGGGGATCATCCTCCGGGCATACATGGGGAGAATTCATCATTTATCATTACGAACCATTACCGGAAGATGCCGACAAAGTTGTGGTTGATTTTGAATGGTACGACCGGTCGTTCCAAGCTGAGTTTTCTCTAAGTCAGGGGGAACTATAA